A window of the Microplitis mediator isolate UGA2020A chromosome 5, iyMicMedi2.1, whole genome shotgun sequence genome harbors these coding sequences:
- the LOC130668878 gene encoding uncharacterized protein LOC130668878 — translation MKRRRVAFLVPLAVLLIASTICASPTSIKNEKTAEVEQATSTTVKTSGKPEPTVSITEEPATSNQPEVTTGPSTSSSASASASSAHPIKVSHDQHEDTEDSTKEFINFKNNRLQEILKRDKKVPAEDLVKLTKPVINFKDALLQEINTLDASDSNKKIKEKIKLLKDTQKTRPKSRVTGPLSDPPSPVGKPASGTAQSRAMKELLEAESDVTYGDDLDDDEDDDDEDDDDDNDEDDSDDGDDDDYGDDDVEDEEDIMTNCPDYCRCAGQYAAATTARCSKLIENQSFGPGIAHLLIENAGEIRLGPHSLRARDLEHLETITIVDTRVSLIDRTAFDGIPYLFAVNLSRNGIIDIHPDTFQNNTQLNLLTISGNPFWRDWSVTKDYLLNAPSVTEFDFSWNSMPRLPKSAFSKMLNLAYLNLKQNRLSKIEKAIFKPLSSLVELDLSGNLLSDLPNDVFEGTDLQSLKLSDNFLTTLASVKANSLDILDVSNNRIKIIAKSDLDNVPSLEQLIISGNGLKRIHQHAFSELDQLEHLDISNNKLTSFTEHHLRNSPRLEVLLMSDNPDLGALPIFKINGLEYNTYSVYRFECANCGLVDLKNTTFYAMPAIANLNLARNRLTGLPKGLLSPLSSLRELDISDNMIAFIPSDMLHGATSLTKLNLAGNPLMTLQVTPFLQAPELTRLDVSRCMLKRVWSEARQHFKSLRFLSVRGNELERITVEELKATPKLSGLDLSQNPLNCDAEFDGAIQWLTTHGVIPTETVRYISNLGNSGTEHNEPSGESVTRWSDLAKLVCEDELEGPVPQVPQKPQTHSDEPSDEDAAEISKDDLGDIKFVKTFPVHKNNRVEDVWLELDKNVEYDDYTTEQPFGYFDWYRPAAWSILVICLVILGVLLIIIQFARFMANRRGRGHGPVIRPPMILRPGRVDNKNCGLIYKPLQEEIPTPQMSKKPSGYSRGPFHYKQIVPTSA, via the exons atgaagcgGCGTAGAGTCGCGTTTCTGGTGCCGTTGGCGGTGCTGCTGATTGCTTCAACAATTTGTGCATCACCAACTagcataaaaaatgaaaagacaGCGGAAGTAGAACAGGCCACCTCGACGACAGTAAAAACCTCCGGGAAACCTGAGCCAACGGTATCGATCACCGAAGAACCAGCAACGAGCAATCAACCGGAGGTAACTACCGGGCCTTCAACATCTTCTTCAGCTTCAGCTTCGGCTTCTTCTGCTCATCCTATCAAAGTATCACACGATCAACATGAAGATACTGAAGACAGCACAAAggaatttataaactttaaaaacaaTCGGTTACAAGAGATTCTTAAGCGGGACAAAAAAGTACCAGCAGAAGACTTGGTAAAGTTGACAAAGCCCgttatcaattttaaagaCGCTTTGTTACAAGAAATTAATACTTTGGATGCAAGTGACTCAAACAAG aaaataaaggaaaaaataaagcTGCTCAAAGATACCCAAAAGACCCGTCCGAAATCACGGGTGACTGGTCCACTATCAGACCCACCATCGCCGGTGGGCAAACCAGCGTCCGGGACAGCGCAAAGTCGCGCGATGAAAGAACTTCTGGAAGCCGAGAGCGATGTAACTTACGGGGACGATCTCGATGACGACGAGGACGACGATGATGaggatgatgatgacgataaCGATGAGGACGACAGCGATGACGGTGACGATGATGATTACGGCGATGATGATGTTGAAGATGAAGAAGATATAATGACAAATTGCCCCGACTACTGTAGGTGTGCGGGACAGTATGCAGCTGCAACAACTGCGAG atgtagtaaattgatagaaaaccAGTCCTTCGGTCCAGGAATCGCCCACTTACTAATTGAGAATGCCGGTGAGATCAGACTCGGCCCACACTCGCTACGTGCTCGTGACTTGGAACATCTAGAAACAATTACTATTGTTGATACTCGCGTTTCACTTATTGATCGTACAGCCTTCGATGGAATACCCTATctatttgcggttaatttgaGCCGGAATGGTATCATTGACATCCATCCAGATACGTTTCAAAATAATACCCAGCTGAATTTGCTGACAATTTCGGGAAATCCATTCTGGCGGGACTGGTCAGTGACTAAAGATTATCTACTAAACGCCCCGAGTGTTACTGAGTTTGATTTCTCATGGAACTCAATGCCGCGGCTGCCAAAATCAgcgttttcaaaaatgttaaaCCTGGCGTACTTGAACTTGAAACAAAATCGTCTtagtaaaattgaaaaagcGATATTCAAACCACTGAGCTCGTTGGTAGAATTAGATTTGAGTGGAAATCTTTTGTCAGATTTGCCAAATGACGTTTTTGAAGGAACTGATCTACAGAGTTTGAAGCTGAGTGATAACTTCTTGACAACGTTGGCATCCGTTAAAGCAAATTCACTAGATATACTCGATGTCTCAAACAACCGGATTAAAATAATAGCCAAGAGTGATTTGGACAACGTGCCGTCTCTCGAGCAGCTAATAATCTCGGGCAATGGATTGAAAAGAATCCACCAGCACGCCTTCTCTGAGTTAGACCAACTAGAACACCTCGACATCAGCAACAACAAGCTCACTTCCTTTACCGAGCACCATCTCAGAAATAGCCCGCGTTTAGAAGTTTTACTGATGAGCGATAACCCAGATCTCGGAGCTCTgccgattttcaaaataaacgGTCTTGAGTACAATACATACAGTGTCTACCGGTTCGAGTGCGCCAATTGCGGTCTTGTAGATCTAAAGAACACGACTTTCTACGCTATGCCCGCAATCGCAAATTTAAATCTCGCTAGAAATAGACTCACTGGTCTTCCAAAAGGTCTTTTATCGCCTCTGTCTTCGCTTCGCGAGCTAGATATCTCAGACAATATGATTGCCTTCATACCAAGTGACATGCTCCACGGCGCAACCTCACTCACGAAACTTAATCTCGCCGGAAATCCGCTGATGACACTTCAGGTAACGCCTTTCTTACAAGCACCAGAACTTACACGGCTTGATGTCAGCAGATGTATGTTGAAACGAGTGTGGAGTGAAGCTCGTCAACACTTTAAATCACTCAG atTTTTGTCAGTACGTGGAAATGAACTGGAGCGCATTACAGTTGAAGAGTTGAAAGCGACACCAAAATTATCAGGCTTGGATTTGTCACAGAATCCATTGAACTGTGATGCGGAATTCGACGGTGCCATTCAGTGGTTGACGACCCACGGTGTTATTCCCACGGAAACTGTGAGGTACATCAGCAATCTCGGCAACAGCGGAACTGAGCATAATGAGCCTTCCGGTGAAAGTGTTACCCGTTGGTCAGATCTAGCTAAATTGGTATGTGAAGATGAACTAGAGGGACCGGTTCCACAAGTTCCACAAAAACCTCAAACGCACTCAGACGAACCGAGTGACGAAGATGCTGCTGAAATTTCAAAAGATGATCTCGGTGACATTAAATTCGTCAAA acATTCCCTGTTCATAAAAATAACCGAGTCGAAGATGTCTGGTTGGAACTGGACAAAAATGTCGAGTACGATGATTACACAACTGAACAACCATTTGGTTATTTTGACTGGTACAGACCAGCGGCGTGGTCAATCCTGGTAATCTGTCTAGTAATCCTAGGAGTTCTTTTGATAATTATACAGTTCGCGCGCTTTATGGCCAATCGCAGAGGTCGCGGCCACGGCCCCGTCATCAGACCGCCCATGATCCTGCGCCCGGGTCGCGTTGACAACAAAAACTGCGGCTTAATCTACAAGCCTCTGCAAGAAGAAATTCCCACTCCTCAAATGTCGAAAAAACCCAGCGGATACTCACGCGGGCCTTTTCACTACAAACAAATAGTGCCCACAAGcgcttaa